The following are encoded together in the Bacillus cereus group sp. RP43 genome:
- a CDS encoding YflJ family protein: protein MNKKRKFSHPGTYTVQKKKGSGLMYYGTKGWYVAELKKLGVRYHEGRKLESYRAHVLRNLLIAQQETTKEE from the coding sequence ATGAATAAAAAAAGAAAATTCTCTCACCCAGGCACATATACTGTTCAAAAGAAAAAAGGAAGTGGTCTCATGTATTACGGAACAAAAGGCTGGTACGTAGCTGAGCTAAAAAAATTAGGTGTTCGCTATCATGAAGGACGAAAACTAGAAAGTTACCGCGCACACGTATTACGCAATTTATTAATCGCACAACAAGAGACAACGAAAGAAGAGTAA
- a CDS encoding DUF3870 domain-containing protein has translation MRKGTFFMAGHSRLPKGMAVRSMYETLTITIEADHKYHVIIEASCTLATEHGRDFVAQMLRGHSLQDGIEEIVQDITDHYQGKAQNAIVSAVKDLHRQYVSYLNDEQPRGEYEETTP, from the coding sequence ATGCGTAAAGGGACTTTTTTTATGGCAGGACATTCGAGACTTCCGAAAGGTATGGCTGTTCGCAGTATGTATGAAACATTAACAATTACAATTGAGGCAGATCATAAATATCATGTCATTATTGAAGCGTCATGTACGCTTGCGACAGAGCATGGTAGAGACTTCGTCGCTCAAATGTTGAGAGGACATAGTTTGCAAGATGGTATTGAAGAAATCGTTCAAGATATTACGGACCATTATCAAGGAAAAGCGCAAAATGCTATCGTTAGTGCGGTAAAAGATTTGCATCGCCAATATGTAAGTTATTTAAATGATGAACAGCCCAGAGGAGAGTACGAGGAAACAACACCATAA
- a CDS encoding methyltransferase domain-containing protein, with product MSNHSKTPACIYTYAFREEERALCYLEMRSFFGMESHVNILKSDVKIDPSRSAFMKERVEVMYEGDDLESILKQVEQIDLAGASFKVIFVKINDLGKENKIEYGERRLIERDLGMHIEGEADVRNPERVFGIVPLGGRWYFGHYVESEPVWYHHIKKPHSYSTSLSTRVARSVANIAVPNPEGVRAIDPCCGIGTVVVEALSMGINIVGRDINPLVVLGTRKNIAHFGFEGTVTKGPIEEITENYDVAIIDMPYDLFTHATPEDQFSILSSARRIAKKVVVVTMETMDDMIHEAGFEITDRCITRKGSFSRQILVCE from the coding sequence TGCGCTCGTTCTTTGGGATGGAGTCTCACGTTAATATTTTGAAAAGTGATGTCAAAATTGATCCGAGTAGAAGTGCGTTTATGAAAGAGCGCGTTGAGGTTATGTATGAAGGAGACGACTTAGAAAGTATTTTAAAACAAGTAGAACAAATTGATTTGGCGGGGGCGTCATTTAAAGTTATCTTCGTTAAAATCAATGATCTTGGGAAAGAAAATAAAATTGAATATGGGGAAAGACGTCTCATTGAACGCGACCTCGGTATGCATATTGAAGGAGAAGCGGATGTTCGTAATCCAGAGCGTGTATTCGGGATTGTTCCTCTTGGAGGACGCTGGTACTTCGGACACTATGTAGAAAGTGAGCCAGTTTGGTATCATCACATAAAAAAACCGCATAGCTATTCGACATCACTGAGCACACGTGTTGCGAGATCAGTTGCAAATATCGCTGTACCAAATCCAGAGGGAGTACGAGCAATTGACCCTTGCTGCGGTATTGGAACAGTAGTAGTAGAAGCACTTTCTATGGGGATTAACATCGTTGGTAGAGATATAAATCCACTTGTGGTGCTTGGAACGAGAAAAAACATTGCACATTTCGGGTTTGAAGGAACAGTAACAAAAGGTCCAATCGAGGAAATTACTGAGAACTACGACGTTGCAATTATCGATATGCCCTACGACTTATTTACGCATGCAACACCAGAAGACCAGTTCTCCATTCTTTCTAGTGCGCGCCGCATTGCAAAAAAGGTAGTCGTTGTCACGATGGAAACAATGGACGACATGATCCATGAAGCAGGATTTGAAATTACAGACCGCTGTATCACAAGAAAAGGATCATTTTCTAGACAAATTCTTGTTTGTGAATAA